The nucleotide window GGGAAATAACAGGGGACAGTCACGAATGGCACTAACTTAAGGTATTTTGCGATATTTGCTACTGTGAGCGATTTCCTTAAACAGATGGCGAGGTTGGTTGAGCAGTTGATAATTCTTGGGTCTTCGCTTTCTTGCTGCATATTCCGGGCGCGAGCGTAACAGTTTGGTTGTTTCCCCTATTCAAAAATCCGAATAAATCGAGCCTCTTGCAGAACCTCAATTTTTGACTTGATTTTTCTTCTCGGTTGTGGTATAGTATATTTGATAGTTAAATAAGAAGGTGTTAATACTATGCTAAACGACCTGCGATTCAAATTCTACGTCATCATGGATTCGCTATTCCCCATTCTTGAGGAGACCTTGGAATTATCGCAGAAGCATCAGGAACTTGTCCGTGTCATCGAACTAATGCGGACGGACGGTTTGTTTGCGCAATATGGTTGGGTGGGCAATGGACGCATACCCAACGACCGCGAACTGCTCTTCAGAGCCTTTGTCGCAAAGGCCATATTCAATATGCCCACTACAAGCGATCTTATCTTGCGGTTAAAAGCGGACCGTACCCTGCGCGCGTTGTGCGGATACGACGGCATCGTCAAAATTCCAAGCGAATCCACGTTTTCAAGGGCTTTTAACGACTTTGCCCGCGATGAACTGCCCCAACGTATTCATGCCGCGATGTTTGAGGACATTATCAAGGAGAAACTTTTCGCGCATAATAGCATAGATGCTACCGCCGTAGAGGGCCGTGAAAAGCCAGCGAAAAAAGAAAAAGAGGATACGGCCAAGCCCAAGAAGAAAAGAGGACGCCCCAAGAAGGGCGAACAAGCCCCGCCCCCCGACCCCAAACGTATTGATTTACAACCCAACCGCTCGCTGGAGGACAACATAAAGGAATTGCCCAATCAATGCGACGTTGGAACCAAACGCAATAGCAAAGGACATACCACCCATTGGATAGGGTATAAACTTCATCTGGGAGTGGTTGATGGCGATATTCCCGCAGCGGCAATTCTTACCAGCGCTTCAACTCACGACAGTCAAGTGGCTATCCCCTTAATGCAGATGACCAAGGAACGCCTGGATACGCTGTATGACCTTATGGACGCTGCCTATGACGCGCAAGGCATACATGATTTCAGTCGTACGCTAGGCCATGTGCCCGTCATTGACCCCAATAAACGTACGGGAGAGACCATTCCCATGGACCCCGCGAAAAAACAACGCTACAACCAGCGTAGTGCTGCTGAACGGGCCAACAGCGCGCTCAAGGACAACTATGGCGGGCGCTTTGTGCGGGTGCGTGGCGCGGCCAAGGTCATGGCCCAC belongs to Candidatus Hydrogenedentota bacterium and includes:
- a CDS encoding transposase is translated as MLNDLRFKFYVIMDSLFPILEETLELSQKHQELVRVIELMRTDGLFAQYGWVGNGRIPNDRELLFRAFVAKAIFNMPTTSDLILRLKADRTLRALCGYDGIVKIPSESTFSRAFNDFARDELPQRIHAAMFEDIIKEKLFAHNSIDATAVEGREKPAKKEKEDTAKPKKKRGRPKKGEQAPPPDPKRIDLQPNRSLEDNIKELPNQCDVGTKRNSKGHTTHWIGYKLHLGVVDGDIPAAAILTSASTHDSQVAIPLMQMTKERLDTLYDLMDAAYDAQGIHDFSRTLGHVPVIDPNKRTGETIPMDPAKKQRYNQRSAAERANSALKDNYGGRFVRVRGAAKVMAHLMFGVIALTAAQVFRLIG